The genomic interval TTGATGGAGGCACTCGGACAACTCCAGACACCGTGGCGCGCGCTGTTCGCGGGAGGAGGCCCCATGGAACCGGAGCTTCGCGCGTGGGCCGCTCGCCACGCGGACCGCGTTCGCATCCTCACCGGCGTCCCCCATGACCGGGTCCCCCGCGTACTCAACGCCATGGATGTGCTCTGCGCGCCCAGCCAGACGACTCCTCGGTGGAAGGAGCAGTTCGGGCGCATGCTCTCGGAAGCCTTCGCGTGCGGAGTGCCTGTTCTCGGCAGCGACTCCGGGGAGATTCCTCACACCATGGGCGATGCCGGAATCGTGCTTCCGGAAGCAGACACCGCCGCGTGGACCCGGGCCCTCGCGGACCTGCTCGAGAGCCCCGAGCGCCGCCGCCAACTGGCCACACGCAGCCGAGAGCGCGCCGTGATGCGCTTCTCCTGGCCCGTCATCGCCCGCGCGCACCTGGACTTCTTCGACACCCTGCTCGCCAGACGCTGAAGGCGCTCAGCCCTCGCGCTCCATCAACCGCACGAGCGCCTGGGCCATGTCATCCCAGGTCCACGCACGCAACTCCTTGGACAGCGCCGCCACGTGCGGCGCCCACTCGCCCTCGTGTGCCCGCCAGGACTCCAGCGCGCGGACGAGCCCGTCCACGTCATCCGGGTCCTCGAGCAACAACCCACGCAGCGCCTCCGGATAGCGCTCCGCCACCCCCGCCGAGCGGCTCACCAACGCGGGCAGCCCCGTGCACAGGGCTTCGTGGACTCCCAGCCCATACGCCTCGTACCGCGTGGGAGCCACCAACAGGTCCGCCGCCGACAACAACTTGGGCACATCGCGACGGAAGCCGAGGAACTCGATGCGGCCCGACAGCCCTCGGGCGCGCGCCTCCTGCTCCCACGTCTCACGCTGGGCGCCCACGCCCACCACCTTGAGGTCCACGCCCCAATCCGCGTTCGCGTACAGCCGGGCCCACGCCTGGAACAACGTATCGAAGCCCTTGCGGCGGTCCCCCAGCGCGCCCACGAAGAGGGCCACGCGGCGCTCCTCCGGCCAGCCCAGCGCCGCTCGCGCCACGCCGCGTTCCTCGGGCGACACGGGATGGAAACGCTCCGGGTCACTGCCGTAGTAGACGACGTGCACCCTCGCCTTGGGCACACCCGTGGCCGCCACCAGGTCCGCCTTCGTCCGCTCCGAGTTGGCCAGGATGACCCGCGAGCGCCACAGCGCCTTGCGCTCGTCGCTCACGTAGCGCTGGTGACTCACGCGTCCCTTGAGCCGGCGCAGCAGCCCACCCACCGGCTCCGAGACATACGCCCCATGGACGTAGTGCACCCAGTTGGCGCCAGGTACGGCGCAGTTGCCACCGTTGGCCAGGACACGGCCGCCCTCCGCCCGCGTGCGCAGCGCCCA from Myxococcus stipitatus carries:
- a CDS encoding glycosyltransferase family 4 protein, with product MRRPYTLIAGDFVATGGMDRANLALALWLAKQGGPVRLVAHRVADELRAFPNVRFVHVPKPANAYLLGEPLLNVVGRAWALRTRAEGGRVLANGGNCAVPGANWVHYVHGAYVSEPVGGLLRRLKGRVSHQRYVSDERKALWRSRVILANSERTKADLVAATGVPKARVHVVYYGSDPERFHPVSPEERGVARAALGWPEERRVALFVGALGDRRKGFDTLFQAWARLYANADWGVDLKVVGVGAQRETWEQEARARGLSGRIEFLGFRRDVPKLLSAADLLVAPTRYEAYGLGVHEALCTGLPALVSRSAGVAERYPEALRGLLLEDPDDVDGLVRALESWRAHEGEWAPHVAALSKELRAWTWDDMAQALVRLMEREG